From the Deltaproteobacteria bacterium genome, the window TTGCCCTCGTTGTTGTAGTAGCCGGGCGTGCAGTTCTCGAAGAAGTCGCCGACGTTTCGCGCCTTGGCGATGCACTGCTTCACCCAGGCGTCCTCGCCGGCCTCGCTCGCTTCGATCGTGCGCGCCGACTTCGCGCGCTCGTTCGAAAGGATGTAGGCGATGTGCTTGGCCTGCTCGTCGAGCAGGTGCGGGTAGCTCGCCGTGAACCCGGCCTGCGGGTTGCTCATGATGAAGGCGTTCGGGAAGTCGCGCACGTGCATGCCGTGCAGCGTGCGAATGCCGGTCGACCACGTCTCGGCCAGCGTTGCCCCGCTGCGACCGATCATCGTGAGCCCGGCGCGGCGCGAGTAGTCGGTGCCGACCTCGAAGCCGCTGGCGTAGATCAGGCAATCGACCTCGTACTCCTGCCCGCCGACGACGACGCCCTTCTTCGTGACGCGATCGACGCCCTTTCCCTTGGTGTCGACCAGCGTCACGTTCGGCCGGTTGAAGGTCTCGAGATACTCGTTGTGGAAGCAGGGGCGCTTGCAGAACTGGCGGTAGTAGGGCTTGAGCGCCTCGGCGACCCGCGGGTCCTTGACCGTGGCGTCCACGCGCGCGCGGATCCCCTCCATCTTCTCGAAGTCCGCGAGCTCGACGGCGCGAGCGATCGCATCGGGCGAGGAGAGATCGGTATTGCGGCCCTGCTGCAGGCCGACGATCAGCTTGCTGATCAGCTCGGTCCAGCCGTCGTTCACCAGGTTCTCGGTCTGCGGAACGCCGGAGACCAGCGCGTTGAAGTTGTCCATCCGGTGCTGGTGCCAGCCAGGCGCAAGCGTCTTCACCCACTCCGGGTCGGTCGGCGGGTTGATCTTCAGATCGATCGACGACGGCGTGCGTTGGAAGACGTAGAGCTTGTCGGCCCACTCACCGACGTGCGGCACGATCTGAACGGAGGTTCCGCCGGTGCCGATGATGCCGACGCGCTTGCCGCGCAGACCGGTCAGGTTCCCCTCCGAGTCGCCGCCGGTGTAGTCGTAGTCCCAGCGGCTGGCGTGGAAGGAGTGGCCTTCGAACTCCTCGATTCCGGGAATGCCGGGCAGCTTGGGCATGTTCAGCGGCCCCGTCGCCAGGCAGACGAAGTGGGCCTTCATGCGATCGCCGCGGTTCGTCGTGATCACCCAGCGTGCCGCGGCCTCGTCCCAGCGCAGCTCCTGCAGCCGGGTCTGGAAGCAGACGTCGCGGTACAGGTCGAACTTGCGCGCGATCGCCTGGCTGTGCTCGAGGATCTCGCGCCCGTCGGAGTACTTCTGCTTCGGCATGTAGCCGACTTCCTCGAGCAGCGGCAGATACGTGTACGACTCGATGTCGCAGGCGATGCCCGGGTAGCGGTTCCAGTACCAGGTGCCGCCGAAGTCCGAGGCCGCGTCGATGATGCGGATGCTCTGCACGCCCGCCTGTCGCAGCCGCGCGCCCGCGAGCAGCCCGCCGAAGCCGCCGCCGAGGATCAGCACCTCGACCTCGTCGAAGAGCGGTGCGCGCTCGAAGCCGGGCTTCGCGTACGGATCGTCGAGGAAGTGGGCGAACTTTCCCTGAACCGCGAGGTACTGCTCGTTGCCGTCGGCGCGCAGGCGCTTGTCGCGCTCCTCGCGGTACTTCCGGCGCAGAGAATCCGGGTCGAATCCGATCTCGGCCACGGCCCCGGCTGCGGTCTCTTCCACGGTCCGGTCGTCGCGTTCGCTCGCCATCGCGCATTCGTCCTTCTGGTTGGGTCCGGCCATCATTGCACCCTGAGTGCAAAAGGTGCAAATGGCCGGGATCGGCCCGCGGGCGCCGCCAGAGCCGCTAGAGCCGCGACAGGAGGATGTCGCCGAGCAGGCCGACCAGGAACAGGATTCCGAAGCGGCGGTTGTACCAGAACGTGACCGCGACGAAGTAGAGCGGCCAGACCCCCTTCGGAAGCTCGGGCGGGGCCTGCTTCGGCCGCGGGTGGCGGTAGGTCGCGAACACGCGCCGCAGCGAGGGCGCGGCCGCGAACGGGATCAGCATGGCGGGCGTGAAGTAGCCGATCGCGACCAGGTACGCGATCACCGCGAACTGCGCGACGAGCATGGCGAGAACGGTGAAGCGCGAGCGCCGCTCGCCCAGGATCACCGGCAGCGTGCGAATCGACTTCGCGCTGTCCGCGTCGAGCTTGTCGATGTGCTTGCCGAACAGCACCGCGGTCGGGCCGAGCGCGTAGGCGATGCTCGCGACCGCGACGTGGTGGCTCCACTCACCCGTGATCACGTAGTAGCCGCCGCCGACCATCAGCGGCCCCCAGACCGCGAGCACCGCCGGCTCGCCGAGCCCGACGTACTTCAGCGGCCAGGTGTAGAAGAGCACGAAGAAGGCGCCGGCGCCGAGCAGGATCAGGACGATCTCGCCGCGAAGCGCGACCAGCCAGGCGCCGACCAGGAGCGCCGCGCCTCCCGTGAGCGCCGCGTAGAGCAGCAGCTGCTTCACGCTCAGGAACCCGTCCTGGACGGTCTGCGGTCCGTACTGGGTGCGGAAGTAGTTGCCCTCGTCCACGCCCTTCCAATAGTCGGTGAGGTCGTT encodes:
- a CDS encoding NAD(P)/FAD-dependent oxidoreductase encodes the protein MASERDDRTVEETAAGAVAEIGFDPDSLRRKYREERDKRLRADGNEQYLAVQGKFAHFLDDPYAKPGFERAPLFDEVEVLILGGGFGGLLAGARLRQAGVQSIRIIDAASDFGGTWYWNRYPGIACDIESYTYLPLLEEVGYMPKQKYSDGREILEHSQAIARKFDLYRDVCFQTRLQELRWDEAAARWVITTNRGDRMKAHFVCLATGPLNMPKLPGIPGIEEFEGHSFHASRWDYDYTGGDSEGNLTGLRGKRVGIIGTGGTSVQIVPHVGEWADKLYVFQRTPSSIDLKINPPTDPEWVKTLAPGWHQHRMDNFNALVSGVPQTENLVNDGWTELISKLIVGLQQGRNTDLSSPDAIARAVELADFEKMEGIRARVDATVKDPRVAEALKPYYRQFCKRPCFHNEYLETFNRPNVTLVDTKGKGVDRVTKKGVVVGGQEYEVDCLIYASGFEVGTDYSRRAGLTMIGRSGATLAETWSTGIRTLHGMHVRDFPNAFIMSNPQAGFTASYPHLLDEQAKHIAYILSNERAKSARTIEASEAGEDAWVKQCIAKARNVGDFFENCTPGYYNNEGKSSELSVQNGFYGGGSIEFFGILANWRADAKLEGLELR
- a CDS encoding prenyltransferase, whose translation is MPNVEMWGKALTVMPRISKQDWDGLDIVSRWLIATRSAVIIMTFTSAAFAGLLAAKAGKFDALLFALVTLGLCLAHATNNLVNDLTDYWKGVDEGNYFRTQYGPQTVQDGFLSVKQLLLYAALTGGAALLVGAWLVALRGEIVLILLGAGAFFVLFYTWPLKYVGLGEPAVLAVWGPLMVGGGYYVITGEWSHHVAVASIAYALGPTAVLFGKHIDKLDADSAKSIRTLPVILGERRSRFTVLAMLVAQFAVIAYLVAIGYFTPAMLIPFAAAPSLRRVFATYRHPRPKQAPPELPKGVWPLYFVAVTFWYNRRFGILFLVGLLGDILLSRL